A stretch of DNA from Hyphomicrobiales bacterium:
AGGAATGAAGTCGACGGGATAGGCGCAGCGGGTGTTCTCGGTCAGGCTGCCATCGTCGAAATCGGGCTCGCGGGTCTCCGGATCGATGACCACATTCTCGAACACGGTGCCGAAGCGCTGGGTGGTGGCGTAGATCTCCGGCTCCGCCGCGGCCGACAGGTTGATGGTCTTGGCGTAGCAGCCGCCCTCGAAATTGAATATGCCGTTCTTCGACCAACCGTGCTCGTCGTCGCCGATCAGGGTGCGGTTCGGATCGGCGGAAAGCGTCGTCTTGCCGGTTCCGGACAGGCCGAAAAAGGCGGCGGAATCCTCTTTCGCGCCGACATTGGCCGAGCAATGCATCGGCATCACGCCCTGCTTCGGCAGCGCGTAGCAGAGATAGGAGAACACCGACTTCTTCATCTCGCCGGCATAGGACGAATTGCCGATCAGCACCATGCCGCGGTCGAAATCGCAGGCGATGATGGTTTCGCTGCGCGTTCCGTGGCGCGCGGGATCGGCCTTGAAGCTCGGCAGATCGATGATTGTCATGCGCGGCTTAAAGGCGGCAAGTTCGGCCCTCGGCGGGCGGATCAGCATGTGGCGGATGAACAGCGCGTGCCAGGCATATTCGCAGTAGACCCGCACCGGCAGCCGGTATGCCGGATCGGCGCCGGCATAGAGATCCTGGGCATAAAGCGCCATGCCCTCGGCGTGCTTCAGGAAATCGCGGCGCAAAAGGTCGAACTCATCCGGCGTGAGCGAGGCCACATTGTCCCACCAGACCTCGGCCTCGTTGGCAGGCGTGCGCACCAGAAATTTGTCCTTGGGCGAACGGCCGGTGTGCTGCCCGGTGACCGCCGCGAAGGGGCCGTTTGCCGCCAGAACGCCCTCGCCGTTCCTGATTGCCGCTTCATAGAGCGCCGGAACGCCAAGGTTCCAATTGAGACCCGCAAGACCGCGCAACTCGAACTTGTCCGCTCCGAACGCGCGGTTGAATACGCCAGTCTGTTTCAACGATTCCTCCCGTTGCACATGAGGCGACACGTCAGCCCTTGCCCGCGCCCGGCCGGCAGGAGGCCCGACGCCGCAAGCCGTTTGAGCCCCAAATGGCTATCCGGCACGTCTTGCTTTTTTCTTGACGCCCTAAACCATCGCGTCTGCGCTTGCAAGCGGACCGCGCATCGG
This window harbors:
- a CDS encoding phosphoenolpyruvate carboxykinase, with protein sequence MKQTGVFNRAFGADKFELRGLAGLNWNLGVPALYEAAIRNGEGVLAANGPFAAVTGQHTGRSPKDKFLVRTPANEAEVWWDNVASLTPDEFDLLRRDFLKHAEGMALYAQDLYAGADPAYRLPVRVYCEYAWHALFIRHMLIRPPRAELAAFKPRMTIIDLPSFKADPARHGTRSETIIACDFDRGMVLIGNSSYAGEMKKSVFSYLCYALPKQGVMPMHCSANVGAKEDSAAFFGLSGTGKTTLSADPNRTLIGDDEHGWSKNGIFNFEGGCYAKTINLSAAAEPEIYATTQRFGTVFENVVIDPETREPDFDDGSLTENTRCAYPVDFIPNASMTGLAPHPMNLIMLTADAFGVMPPIAKLSASQAMYHFLSGYTAKVAGTEKGMGHEPAATFSTCFGAPFMSLHPTVYGNLLRELIGKHATHCWLVNTGWTGGPYGVGRRMPIKATRALLTAVLDGSLAQAPMRVEPSFGFEVPLEMPGVDRTILTPRETWADKKAYDEQARRLVQMFIDNFTRFESRVEPDVRDAAPVIREAAE